The window ATTGCGGATAGTCTCATTACTCATGGCTGTTTGCTCCATTGCGCGGCGGCAAAACGGCGTGGCACTGCCGACAGCGCGCCTCGTAGGCTTCGGCCGCGCCCACCAGGACGACGGGATCGTCGTAGGCGGCGGGATGGCCTTCGACCAGGCGTTGGGTGCGGCTGGCTTCTTCACCGCAAACCACGCAGATGGCGTGCAGCTTGGTCACCTGTTCGGCGCGGGCCAGCAGAGCGGGCATGGGGCCAAACGGTTCGCCGCGAAAGTCCATGTCTAGCCCGGCGCAAATGACGCGCCTGCCTTGATGGGCCAGCGTTTCGCAGACTTCGACGACCTGGGCATCAAAAAACTGCACCTCGTCAATGGCGACGACGGTGGTTTGCGGTTGTAGTTGGTTTAGAATGTCTGCGGCGCGGCCGACCGGATGGGCTTCAAAGGCATTGCCGACGTGCGAGGTGACTTTTTGGATGTGAAACCGGTCGTCAATGGCTGGTTTAAAGACCTGAACCTGCTGTTGGGCGATGACCGAGCGGCGCAGCAGGCGGATGAGTTCTTCAGTTTTGCCGCTGAACATGCTGCCGCAGATGACTTCAATTTTTCCTCGTGTATGCTTTCCCATAATTGTCGTAGTGACGCTTAAACAAAGAAGGGCAGATACGTTACCGCATCTGCCCTTAGATTGTAACTCGAATGCAACGGCCGTTACTTACTCGATCAGACCCTCGGCGCGCAGGAAGCGTTTGATGTCAATCAGCGCTTTCTGACCAATGCCGGGCAGAGCTAACAGCGCGTCGTCGCCTTCTTTTAACAAGCCGAGTACATCGCCGACGGTGCTGAGATTGGCGTCTTCCAACGCTTTTTCAGCCCGTGTGCCCAGACCCATCGCGCCAACTTCCAAATTGGTGGGAATGGCCTGCTCTTCTTTGACGGCCTGGTCGGTAAGAATGGCTTCGCGGCGCTGCAAACGGCGC of the Candidatus Leptovillus gracilis genome contains:
- a CDS encoding thymidine kinase, whose protein sequence is MGKHTRGKIEVICGSMFSGKTEELIRLLRRSVIAQQQVQVFKPAIDDRFHIQKVTSHVGNAFEAHPVGRAADILNQLQPQTTVVAIDEVQFFDAQVVEVCETLAHQGRRVICAGLDMDFRGEPFGPMPALLARAEQVTKLHAICVVCGEEASRTQRLVEGHPAAYDDPVVLVGAAEAYEARCRQCHAVLPPRNGANSHE
- the rpmE gene encoding 50S ribosomal protein L31; the protein is MMRQDIHPKWYPDAKVIVDGEVVMTVGSTRPEIRVEIWSGTHPFYTGTQRLLDTEGQVDRFMRRLQRREAILTDQAVKEEQAIPTNLEVGAMGLGTRAEKALEDANLSTVGDVLGLLKEGDDALLALPGIGQKALIDIKRFLRAEGLIE